One segment of Verrucomicrobiia bacterium DNA contains the following:
- the moaC gene encoding cyclic pyranopterin monophosphate synthase MoaC, which produces MKKLTHVDQQGKARMVDVSAKPVQLREAVARGTILLQRKTLALIFANQMGKGDVLSTARLAGIQAAKRTSDLIPLCHPLNLSHIDVDLQAKRDRIEITATAKIAAQTGVEMEALTAAAVTALTIYDMCKAVDKEMVIGEIKLVSKTKK; this is translated from the coding sequence ATGAAGAAACTCACCCACGTCGATCAGCAGGGCAAAGCGCGGATGGTGGATGTGTCCGCCAAGCCGGTCCAACTGCGCGAAGCGGTCGCGCGCGGGACGATCCTTCTGCAGCGTAAAACCCTGGCGTTGATCTTCGCCAATCAAATGGGCAAAGGCGATGTCTTGTCCACCGCCCGACTCGCCGGTATCCAAGCGGCAAAGCGCACGAGTGATTTGATCCCGCTCTGCCACCCGTTGAACCTCTCCCATATCGATGTCGATCTACAGGCAAAACGCGATCGCATCGAGATCACCGCCACCGCGAAGATCGCCGCGCAAACCGGCGTCGAGATGGAAGCCCTCACGGCGGCGGCCGTCACCGCCTTGACCATCTACGACATGTGCAAGGCCGTGGACAAAGAAATGGTCATCGGCGAAATCAAACTGGTCAGCAAGACGAAGAAATGA
- the moaA gene encoding GTP 3',8-cyclase MoaA: protein MHIVTYMRISVTDRCNERCAYCLPHDVTIEWLPKGQILTYEEILRVARVATSLGVTKFRVTGGEPLVRRNVAEFIGELHKLPGVTDIGLSTNATLLAPLAHQLCENGVTKVNISLDSLDADTYRELSGNGQLADVLAGIDAAIDAGFPQVKLNMVLMKGKNDDEVFDLIDFAREKAVTLRFIELMPISTGEVLTDDNFISVGHVRRQIEQRYELIPLPEPPSEVKGNGPAAYYEVSGLLNRRGQPVRLGFIGAMTNLHFCETCNKIRLTADGKLRPCLGAHLEYDLKPVLRAMDTSDAKLREVFVQTIRNKPEEHEFRNNYVPGRKMIAIGG from the coding sequence GTGCATATCGTAACCTACATGCGGATTTCCGTGACGGATCGCTGCAACGAGCGGTGCGCCTACTGCCTGCCGCACGACGTGACCATCGAATGGCTGCCCAAGGGCCAAATCCTCACTTACGAGGAAATCCTGCGCGTCGCTCGTGTGGCCACCTCGCTCGGCGTCACGAAATTCCGCGTCACGGGCGGCGAACCGCTGGTGCGCAGGAACGTCGCGGAGTTTATCGGTGAGTTGCACAAATTGCCGGGCGTCACGGACATCGGCCTGAGCACCAATGCCACGTTGCTCGCTCCCCTCGCCCACCAGCTTTGCGAGAACGGGGTCACCAAGGTCAACATCTCCCTCGATTCGCTGGATGCCGACACCTACCGCGAGTTGAGCGGCAACGGCCAGCTTGCCGATGTGCTCGCGGGCATCGACGCCGCTATCGACGCAGGATTCCCGCAAGTGAAGCTAAACATGGTGCTGATGAAGGGCAAGAACGATGATGAGGTGTTCGACCTCATCGACTTCGCACGCGAGAAGGCCGTCACGTTGCGTTTCATCGAATTGATGCCCATCAGCACGGGGGAAGTGCTCACAGACGACAATTTCATCTCAGTCGGCCACGTCCGCCGCCAGATCGAACAGCGCTACGAACTCATTCCGCTGCCCGAGCCGCCGAGTGAGGTCAAAGGGAACGGGCCGGCGGCGTACTACGAAGTCAGCGGTTTGCTCAACCGCCGTGGCCAGCCGGTACGGCTGGGTTTCATCGGCGCGATGACCAACCTCCATTTTTGCGAGACGTGCAACAAGATCAGACTCACCGCCGACGGAAAGTTGCGTCCCTGCCTCGGCGCGCATCTGGAATACGATTTGAAGCCTGTGTTACGCGCCATGGACACCAGCGACGCCAAGCTGCGCGAGGTGTTCGTGCAGACGATCCGCAACAAGCCCGAGGAGCACGAGTTCCGCAACAACTACGTTCCTGGCCGCAAAATGATCGCCATCGGCGGATGA
- a CDS encoding aspartyl protease family protein, with protein sequence MRRAFVWAALAMLAASCATDRYAKLETATPALSSVQIAELQKAAKTPEELGIQMQVTERSANFAGVNVVEATENVTVPLLEVPTDNPREAGGLYRAPVIHATVNGTAYVRLLLDSGSNRNLFGYTLAHSLGIPTIAGLKPMTGYGIGGAVDNYGALVPSMQIGSIGFQKTVAIIGPDAQVLGATRGSQVMLLGVNALRNLSYLTIDNLHGNVIFGAREAYLPDDTLTFLTTAPLHWLSELPAVDISIDGRNPVPCILDTGGDYGMLVPRLRAIELGYWKPGKKDPLSIPGGVGGASLATSYVIKQAKVGDATFTRISGRTVLIGPEAGGGQVFLGNAVLRRYRITFDFKHSTLWLER encoded by the coding sequence ATGCGGCGAGCATTCGTCTGGGCGGCGTTGGCAATGTTGGCGGCCAGTTGCGCCACGGATCGGTACGCTAAACTGGAGACGGCCACGCCCGCGCTTTCGTCCGTGCAAATTGCCGAGTTGCAGAAAGCCGCGAAGACACCCGAGGAACTCGGTATCCAAATGCAGGTCACCGAGCGTTCGGCCAATTTTGCCGGGGTCAATGTTGTTGAGGCGACCGAAAACGTAACCGTGCCGCTCTTGGAAGTTCCGACGGACAATCCGCGTGAAGCCGGGGGACTTTATCGTGCGCCGGTCATCCACGCGACCGTCAACGGCACGGCCTATGTGCGACTCCTTCTCGACAGCGGCAGCAACCGCAATCTTTTCGGCTATACGCTCGCGCACAGTCTTGGGATTCCGACCATCGCCGGACTGAAGCCGATGACGGGGTACGGAATCGGGGGCGCGGTGGACAACTACGGGGCGCTCGTACCGTCGATGCAGATCGGTTCCATCGGATTTCAGAAGACGGTGGCGATCATTGGCCCGGATGCGCAAGTGCTCGGCGCCACGCGCGGTTCGCAAGTGATGCTACTCGGCGTCAACGCACTGCGAAACCTGTCGTATCTCACCATCGACAACCTCCACGGCAACGTCATCTTCGGTGCACGCGAAGCCTATCTACCGGACGATACGCTGACGTTTCTGACGACAGCGCCGTTGCATTGGCTGAGCGAATTGCCCGCCGTGGACATCTCCATTGATGGACGCAATCCGGTCCCGTGCATTCTCGATACGGGTGGCGATTACGGGATGCTGGTGCCGCGCTTGCGCGCCATCGAGCTGGGTTATTGGAAACCGGGAAAGAAAGATCCGCTCTCGATTCCGGGCGGGGTCGGCGGAGCTTCGCTGGCCACGAGTTACGTAATCAAGCAGGCGAAAGTCGGCGACGCGACGTTCACACGCATTTCCGGACGCACCGTCCTGATCGGCCCGGAAGCTGGCGGCGGGCAGGTTTTCCTCGGGAATGCTGTCCTGCGCCGCTACCGGATCACGTTCGATTTCAAGCACAGCACCCTGTGGCTGGAGCGTTGA
- the mnmA gene encoding tRNA 2-thiouridine(34) synthase MnmA, whose amino-acid sequence MNAKKPKVCVGMSGGVDSSVAAYLLKKEGYDVIGLTFRGWPQDCRSVEEDKCCGPQAVTDARMVAHSLDIPYYVVDEIDTFRSEVMDYFAAEYKRGRTPNPCVICNEKVKFGSLLRKAQALGAEAIATGHYARITRDGRYELRRARDDRKDQTYFLFSLNQDQLARAMFPIGELTKEQTRAVAKEIGLKTYGKEESQEVCFVPENDYRKFLRENANMVDTKGEIMTREGRVLGHHSGIHNFTIGQREGLNLGGQPRPLYVIELDVASNRVIVGSAEELLRSEFEVSNCVWHGGEPAGALEITVKPRHQHPGCKATVTATGKGAAKVSLAEAQRAITPGQAAVFYRGDLVVGGGWIC is encoded by the coding sequence ATGAACGCCAAGAAACCCAAAGTCTGTGTCGGCATGAGCGGAGGCGTGGACTCCAGTGTCGCGGCTTATCTTTTGAAGAAGGAAGGCTACGATGTCATCGGCCTGACCTTCCGCGGCTGGCCGCAGGATTGCCGGTCCGTCGAAGAGGACAAATGCTGCGGCCCGCAGGCCGTCACGGACGCCCGCATGGTCGCGCACTCGCTCGATATTCCGTATTACGTCGTCGATGAGATCGACACCTTTCGCAGCGAGGTCATGGATTACTTCGCCGCCGAATACAAACGCGGCCGCACGCCGAATCCGTGCGTCATCTGCAATGAGAAGGTCAAGTTCGGCTCGCTTTTGCGCAAAGCTCAGGCGCTCGGCGCCGAGGCCATCGCCACCGGCCATTACGCCCGGATCACCCGGGATGGCCGGTACGAACTCCGCCGCGCCCGCGACGACCGCAAGGACCAAACCTATTTTCTGTTTTCGCTCAACCAGGACCAGCTCGCCCGCGCCATGTTTCCCATCGGCGAGTTGACCAAGGAACAGACCCGCGCCGTCGCCAAAGAGATTGGCCTCAAGACGTACGGCAAAGAAGAGAGCCAGGAAGTTTGTTTTGTACCGGAAAATGATTACCGGAAATTTCTCCGCGAAAACGCGAATATGGTCGACACGAAGGGGGAAATCATGACCAGGGAAGGACGGGTCCTCGGCCACCACAGTGGCATTCACAATTTCACCATCGGCCAGCGCGAAGGTTTGAACCTGGGCGGTCAACCGCGTCCGCTTTATGTCATCGAACTCGACGTGGCGAGCAACCGCGTCATCGTCGGCTCCGCCGAAGAACTGCTGCGCAGCGAATTCGAAGTTAGCAACTGCGTCTGGCACGGCGGCGAACCGGCCGGGGCTTTAGAGATTACCGTCAAACCCCGGCATCAACATCCCGGTTGCAAGGCGACGGTCACGGCGACTGGTAAAGGTGCGGCGAAGGTATCTCTTGCCGAGGCTCAAAGAGCCATTACACCCGGTCAAGCGGCAGTTTTCTACCGGGGGGACCTTGTGGTTGGAGGAGGATGGATTTGTTGA